CATCGGCTGGATGTTCCATTGGACCTTGAGCCAAGGTCCAGACTTTGAGTGATGATTCGGAGCTGATGCATGTCGATGCCAGGCGGGGCTGGCCGTCGTTACCCGCGACACCCAGGCCATTGTCCAATTCCTCATCCCCATGGCTGGACCATCCGCCAGAGCAAGTGGCGATTACCGATCCTGTGGGGTGGACCCCTGAGCTCCCGACGGGTGATTGATGGGCAGCCCAGTCCCATGACTTGTCATGAACGCCCTCTGTGCAGCCAACGGCTTCATAGACGAGGACTTGGCCAGTCTCTGTTCCCGCCCATAGCTCGAAACCACCGGACGATCCACCAGTACCAGGGAAGACGTCGCAGGCCAGCCTTTGTTGGCTGTTGGTGGTTCGGCCCACTAGGACGCTCAGAGGCTGGCCTGTCCCACGCACATCGTAGACGAGAATGCCGTTTGCCTGTCGCTCATTGATGGCTAGATAGCGTCCACATGGGCTCCATATGGTTTGAACAATGCCGTTTCCCCCGATGTCTCGCCCGAAGTGAGACCTGTCAACGCCTTGGATGCTCCAGTTCGCAACGGCCTTGTTTGTCCGAGTCACGTCGTAGAGACCCATCCAACGGGACCAGGTGCCGGCGGCGACGATACAAGCGCCAGACTCGTCCGGGTGTTGGCTTGACAGCGCAGAGACCATTCCCTTCATGCCAACGCCGCCACCTTTGAGGAGATGCCGCTTAGAAGGGATGGTAGGGATGGTCAAGATGGGACCATCAGAGCCAGTCCGTGATACGTCAAAGTGGTCGAGGCGATTTGTCGAGCCGGCTAGGAAATGGGTCCCAGGCCAGGACCACAAGAGGGACTCAGGGCAGATGTACTCTTCTGTCTCCCGTCGGATAAGCTTGTAGGAGCATAGCGGAGGCGAAGACTGAGAGTCTGCAAAGACGTGGTAGAGCTGGATAGGGTGGTCTTTGCAGCCGAGAAGTGCAAGCTGGGTTTGCGGGTCGGCCAAGGAGAAGTAGGGTGAGACAGCTGCCGAGTAGAAGGGTTCCGGTAGACGCAGTTGCCCCTGCGGCGTCAACGTCCGGGGCCGGCCGTTGGGGTCGAGGAGATCTGCCGGCAGTACGTAGGCCGACAGCCGGTTGTCGGACGTTGAAGCGATGAGTGTTGTGCCGTCAGGAGTCCATTGGACTCCGCGAAAGAAGCTCTTGTGCTTTCCCGGTGGAtcagaatctctagcggcTATCTCGGAGGAAGCTACGAGGTCCATGGAGGGGGCGGAAAGATCGGAGGGGTCCTTGGCCGAGTTTGCTGGGTCGTAGTGTTGCTGCATGGGGTCTGCATCCTTGTTTTCCGCCGCGGGATGCATCGTTGATTAGGGTTGGAGGGCAGGTGGGCGATATTGAAGATACACTAGCATTACTCAGTGGTGGGTGTGATTGGCGATGGAAAGTGAGGCTGGATCGCGCAGGGCGTTGAAGAATCAAGATTCTGCAGGCGTGAAGATCGCAGTGATATCGTCCAGGAAGCTAAACGGGGGTAGAATGTGCAGGTATTTGCCATTGAGAAGGAGTCAAGGGCATGTGGAGGGATGGATGGGATGCTCCCCGAATCGTGTTGGCGCGGTGTGCAAGTGTCAGTGGTGATGTGATTGATGCATCGTCTTCGCCTTGAATTTGAGGTCAAGTCCGAGTCGAGCAATTGGCAAGAGGAAGATTGCAGCGCTGTGTCTGCATTACTGCATTTTCAGTTGTGACCCTGGCAAGAGTGGAGACAGCTTCGGTGAGAGGCCCTGATTGTTGCCTTCACCACTAGCCTAAACTGGCTCACCACCTTCTTCACCGACCAAGTGGGTGTGCAGGTGAAGGTCGGGTCATCATGTGGTCCGTTTCCGCTGTTGGCGAGGAAGGCAGTACCTAGCTAGGTATCTTACCGGGCAAGTTGGGGAGGGCAGGCACGTTGATCGGCAGTAGAGCCCCAGA
This is a stretch of genomic DNA from Colletotrichum lupini chromosome 10, complete sequence. It encodes these proteins:
- a CDS encoding WD repeat domain-containing protein, encoding MHPAAENKDADPMQQHYDPANSAKDPSDLSAPSMDLVASSEIAARDSDPPGKHKSFFRGVQWTPDGTTLIASTSDNRLSAYVLPADLLDPNGRPRTLTPQGQLRLPEPFYSAAVSPYFSLADPQTQLALLGCKDHPIQLYHVFADSQSSPPLCSYKLIRRETEEYICPESLLWSWPGTHFLAGSTNRLDHFDVSRTGSDGPILTIPTIPSKRHLLKGGGVGMKGMVSALSSQHPDESGACIVAAGTWSRWMGLYDVTRTNKAVANWSIQGVDRSHFGRDIGGNGIVQTIWSPCGRYLAINERQANGILVYDVRGTGQPLSVLVGRTTNSQQRLACDVFPGTGGSSGGFELWAGTETGQVLVYEAVGCTEGVHDKSWDWAAHQSPVGSSGVHPTGSVIATCSGGWSSHGDEELDNGLGVAGNDGQPRLASTCISSESSLKVWTLAQGPMEHPADGFEAS